TCGGTTCTCGGCGTTTTAATATTCATGTTGCTGTCTACTGGTTCCATAAGATTGTGATCTCTGTTTGTATAGTCGACCAATAGCCGGAAAACTTTAGGCCAATTATTGCACAATCACCGAGCCATCAGGAAGTGCGATTCCCCGCACCTTTTTGCCTGAGTTGAGGTTGGTGACAGTCACGGCTTCTCCTGCGGCAGCGTCGTTTAGCGCTTTTCCCTGACTGCGGACCTCCAGGCTGCTGAGGTTCATCTTCACTGTTACCTGCTGCCCGCGTTTGATGATCTTTGGTGCCCGCAAGTGAACAGGGCGCAGTTCCGAACCGGCTGGCAGCGACCTGGTCAGCTCCTGACCGATAATTTCATCCGTGTCAACAAGGGTGTTTTTTTTCGAAGACTGCAATGGCCGGGTTATCAGCTTCAGGTCGTCCTTGCTGATAATTGAGTGTCGGGACAATGGTCGGGCAAGAACCGGTATGGATTCCAGCGCACTAACTTCGGTTCGAACGTAGATGGTCCAAGGTTTTAAGCCTGCGCAACGAACGCCAACACTGATGGCCCCCAGGGCGCTACCTGAGCCGGGCAGACTGGTTGTGAGTGGTTCGCTGCACAGTGGCAGTTGAAGGCGGTTATCAAGCGGGCGAGTTTCAACGGCAACATTCTTGTAGCCCATCTGTTGCGCATGCGTTTTCGTTGCATGGATGGCGACATCAACGATTGCAATCAAGGAGTGCTGTGGGTCGTCATCAGCAAAGCCTGGTCCAGAAGCCAGGGTTGCAAACAGCAGCGATAGTTTTGATAGACGCCAAAAATATGTCATTTTTTTGCCAGTAAAGTCATTGCTTGATGATTTAAGCATCTTTCATGCCATCGCCAGCTTGGAAAGAAAAACACGGCGGCAATGTTTGCCGTTACGGTCAAGGATTGCCGTAAATATCCAGCGTCAGCCGAATATTATCCTCTTAAGTATTTGTATTTTATTGAAAAATAATATTGGCATGCATTGTGTATGGATGAAGGCAACAGGTTGGTTTACAGGAAAAGTTCGATGAGCATGATTGATCAAATACTAGGTGTTTCCCCTCAGGTGCTATCCATTCGCTCCAGAAAGTCGGAATTGATCGCCGCAAATTTGGCGAACGCCGATACCCCGGGATACAAATCCAGAGATATTGATTTCGGTCAGGCTATGGTTCGGGCAAAGAGTGCGCAAAGCGGTTTGACAAAAACACACAGCATGCATATGGAAACTGCAGCCATGGCAAACAGTGTGGGTTACCG
This genomic stretch from Pseudomonadales bacterium harbors:
- the flgA gene encoding flagellar basal body P-ring formation protein FlgA: MLKSSSNDFTGKKMTYFWRLSKLSLLFATLASGPGFADDDPQHSLIAIVDVAIHATKTHAQQMGYKNVAVETRPLDNRLQLPLCSEPLTTSLPGSGSALGAISVGVRCAGLKPWTIYVRTEVSALESIPVLARPLSRHSIISKDDLKLITRPLQSSKKNTLVDTDEIIGQELTRSLPAGSELRPVHLRAPKIIKRGQQVTVKMNLSSLEVRSQGKALNDAAAGEAVTVTNLNSGKKVRGIALPDGSVIVQ
- the flgB gene encoding flagellar basal body rod protein FlgB encodes the protein MSMIDQILGVSPQVLSIRSRKSELIAANLANADTPGYKSRDIDFGQAMVRAKSAQSGLTKTHSMHMETAAMANSVGYRVPVQPSLDGNTVETDREHAEFMDNAIRYQASLNFMEGRIKSVLLALRGE